One window of Aspergillus oryzae RIB40 DNA, chromosome 3 genomic DNA carries:
- a CDS encoding putative chromatin remodeling complex subunit (Arp8) (actin-related protein) gives MVGKKSGKALLRDEGLERTDNNMELSSWPQIPPINQKNYYTDYLKRDDQYLAFRLQNEEARNRMTKTAKDRDRALAMAKANDLGIPEADADDGDTNMEDAEEATAETVGSKVIVVHVGSQNLRIGLASDALPKTVPMVIARKSTTSESEDREEPCPKRLKTDDGSELEPEKMFGSEFSSQYTTMSAELKTHMRQNKRRTLPNSKEMVINYNRRTVPETISEHNDPMRVEWTEIPDVAPEYIVGQAALRIPDESTPRYKLYWPMKYGWCNERDYKSKRLLFLDISLILEDAIKNQLGLTSKKDWLQYSCVFVIPDLYEKSYVTQVLEMLMREFSFARVCFIQESLAATFGAGFTSACVVDIGAQKTSICCVEEGMCIENSRVNLKYGGSDVTEAFVKMMLYDHFPYADINLWRRYDFLLAEELKKNICTMNEASVSVQVFDFHLRIAGQDTRKYNFKAYDEVHLAPMGYFQPSIFDHSLKLNGRRTLISRSVDIYDGQPNDPTSAAQSELLTAIAPPLNGQVNGDTQSGTLDVQSTPSRSQQVNALSRLQEAEATPRSSVAGSPAPDVTSTPQAGGAGTPAVGGQSQSTSQPRAPTVEERDDILPTFPLDSAILMSIAHAARSDERKMRDFLGGIMVVGGGSLINGFHSFLEERLQALRPGFAKEIMIGTPPRDLDPQVVVWKGASVFGKLSGTNDSWIGQLEYDRLGHRLMAYKCMWAY, from the exons ATGGTTGGAAAGAAGTCTGGAAAGGCCCTCCTTCGGGATGAAG GTCTTGAAAGAACAGACAACAACATGGAATTATCGAGCTGGCCTCAGATCCCTCCCATCAACCAAAAGAACTATTATAC TGACTACCTTAAGAGAGATGACCAGTATCTAGCATTTCGACTACAAAACGAAGAAGCGCGAAATCGCATGACAAAAACAGCCAAAGACCGGGATCGTGCTCTAGCTATGGCAAAAGCCAACGACCTCGGTATCCCAGAAGCCGATGCAGACGATGGCGATACCAATATGGAGGATGCAGAGGAGGCTACAGCAGAAACCGTCGGGTCGAAGGTCATCGTTGTACATGTTGGTAGCCAGAATCTGCGAATCGGACTTGCCAGTGATGCGTTACCAAAAACCGTACCGATGGTCATTGCGCGAAAGTCTACAACAAGTGAGTCTGAGGACCGCGAAGAGCCTTGCCCTAAGCGATTGAAAACAGATGATGGCTCCGAGTTGGAACCAGAGAAAATGTTTGGTTCTGAG TTCTCTTCACAGTACACTACGATGTCCGCGGAACTCAAAACACACATGCGACAAAATAAACGCAGGACTCTCCCAAACTCCAAGGAAATGGTCATCAATTATAACCGAAGAACCGTGCCGGAGACGATCTCGGAACACAATGACCCAATGCGGGTTGAATGGACGGAGATCCCGGACGTCGCGCCGGAGTATATAGTAGGTCAGGCAGCTTTGAGGATCCCAGATGAGTCGACACCTCGTTACAAGCTCTACTGGCCAATGAAGTATGGGTGGTGTAACGAGCGAGACTACAAGAGCAAAAGGCTCTTGTTCCTGGATATCTCGTTGATTCTTGAAGATGCAATCAAGAATCAGCTGGGCCTTACAAGCAAAAAGGACTGGCTACAGTACTCATGCGTTTTTGTCATTCCAGATCTCTACGAGAAATCCTACGTCACGCAAGTTCTTGAAATGCTCATGAGGGAGTTTTCATTTGCCCGCGTCTGCTTCATCCAGGAGAGCTTGGCTGCTACATTTGGGGCGGGATTCACATCGGCTTGTGTGGTCGACATCGGTGCACAGAAGACGTCGATCTGCTGTGTGGAAGAAGGGATGTGCATAGAGAACTCGCGCGTGAATCTTAAATACGGCGGGTCGGATGTGACAGAGGCATTCGTCAAGATGATGTTGTACGATCATTTTCCTTATGCGGACATCAACCTATGGCGTCGGTACGACTTCCTACTCGCCGAGGAGCTAAAGAAGAACATCTGTACCATGAATGAAGCCAGTGTTTCGGTACAAGTCTTCGACTTCCACCTTCGTATCGCCGGTCAGGATACCAGAAAGTACAACTTCAAAGCTTACGATGAGGTGCATTTGGCGCCCATGGGATACTTCCAGCCATCCATTTTCGACCATTCACTAAAACTCAACGGACGAAGGACATTGATATCCCGCTCAGTCGACATCTATGACGGCCAACCAAACGACCCAACATCTGCAGCGCAATCAGAACTCTTGACAGCCATTGCTCCTCCTCTTAATGGCCAGGTGAATGGCGACACTCAGTCCGGTACTTTAGATGTGCAATCGACTCCGAGCCGGTCCCAGCAAGTAAATGCCCTTAGTCGCCTACAAGAGGCCGAAGCTACTCCTCGATCCTCAGTTGCCGGATCTCCTGCACCAGATGTGACCAGTACTCCGCAagctggtggtgctggtacACCTGCGGTCGGTGGGCAAAGTCAGAGCACATCGCAGCCTCGTGCACCGACCGTTGAAGAGCGCGACGATATATTGCCGACGTTCCCACTTGATAGTGCAATCCTTATGTCTATTGCTCATGCTGCTCGGTCTGATGAACGTAAAATGCGAGACTTTCTTGGCGGTATCATGGTTGTTGGAGGCGGGAGCTTGATCAACGGGTTTCACTCGTTCCTTGAGGAGCGACTGCAGGCACTCCGGCCTGGATTTGCTAAAGAGATTATGATTGGCACGCCTCCTCGGGATCTCGATCCTCAGGTGGTTGTATGGAAGGGCGCAAGCGTATTCGGAAAGTTGAGCGGAACCAATGACAGCTGGATTGGACAGTTGGAGTACGACCGGCTAGGTCATAGACTGATGGCCTACAAATGCATGTGGGCTTACTGA
- a CDS encoding ADP-ribosylation factor family protein (GTP-binding ADP-ribosylation factor-like protein ARL1) gives MGGSFSRLWSFLWTKKEIRILILGLDNAGKTTLLYRMKIGEVVTTIPTIGFNVESVTYRNLNFNVWDLGGQTSIRPYWRCYYANTAAVIFVIDSTDIERLGTAADELAAMLNEEELRDAALLVFANKQDQPGAKGAGEISEALKLGELRDRNWSIVACSAIDGKGLNEGMDWLVQTLQSENA, from the exons ATGGGTGGTTCATTTTCGCGTCTATGGTCCTTCCtctggacgaagaaggaaatccGTATTCTCATCCTAGGTCTC GATAATGCTGGAAAGACTACACTACTTTACAGGATGAAG ATCGGCGAGGTTGTCACGACAATACCTACTATCGGTTTCAATGTTGAATCGGTCACATATAGAAATTTGAACTTTAATGTCTGG GATCTTGGAGGTCAAACGTCTATCCGGCCATACTGGCGATGCTACTACGCTAACACCGCTGCTGTTATCTTCGTCATCGACTCCACAGATATTGAACGACTGGGTACGGCTGCAGACGAGCTCGCAGCCATGTTAAATGAGGAGGAACTTCGCGATGCCGCTTTGCTGGTATTCGCCAACAAGCAGGACCAGCCGGGTGCCAAGGGAGCTGGGGAGATCTCGGAGGCTCTGAAGCTGGGCGAACTGCGAGATAGAAATTGGAGTATTGTGGCATGCTCGGCTATTGATGGTAAGGGTCTTAACGAAGGCAtggattggttggtg CAAACTCTTCAATCAGAAAACGCATAA
- the psf2 gene encoding DNA replication protein PSF2 (predicted protein), producing MAFPLPRGITPPEISFLAEMEMVTILPRQRLEGLELLGGPVEPLLPPRRASLPLWLALLLKRQRRANILPPPWLHPESLSLILEIETQHHEYQHAFSPPPPLPGQPSLRDRGKRPVAMPRYTPDGGRYYPAPPFLPQNVAQDHVPSGEPPSLPFHWLEVGTMLLDAASDDLVDPDQTRRLLKELREVRTAKIRSGVDVLDAASTGGGGVALTGVGAMEVGEGRGFIAGVVDGLRKIGASKEQARREQMAEDMANGGYDATQDDDDDMEF from the exons ATGGCTTTTCCCCTCCCGCGGGGCATTACGCCCCCGGAGATATCCTTTCTCGCTGAAATGGAGATGGTCAccatccttcctcgtcaacgTTTGGAGGGATTAGAGCTTCTCGGT GGCCCCGTTGAGCCTCTCCTGCCGCCTCGACgcgcttctcttcccctctggCTGgctctccttctcaaacGCCAACGCCGCGCAAATATCCTTCCTCCGCCCTGGCTCCATCCAGAATCTCTGTCCCTCATCCTCGAAATTGAAACCCAACACCATGAGTACCAGCATGCATTCtccccaccacctccactCCCGGGCCAACCAAGCCTTCGGGATCGCGGAAAACGACCCGTCGCTATGCCTCGCTATACCCCAGATGGCGGACGGTACTACCCAGCACCGCCATTCCTGCCTCAGAATGTCGCGCAGGACCATGTTCCATCTGGCGAGCCTCCGTCATTGCCATTCCACTGGTTAGAGGTTGGAACGATGCTTCTTGATGCCGCCAGCGATGATTTGGTGGACCCGGACCAGACCCGGAGGCTCTTGAAAGAGCTGCGCGAGGTGCGAACAGCGAAGATAAGATCAGGCGTGGATGTGCTAGATGCTGCTTCCACTGGTGGGGGTGGAGTAGCCTTAACCGGTGTCGGGGCCATGGAggttggagagggaagagggTTCATTGCCGGTGTTGTCGATGGACTAAG GAAAATTGGCGCTTCAAAAGAGCAGGCGCGGAGAGAACAGATGGCAGAAGATATGGCCAATGGTGGATATGACGCTACGcaagacgacgatgacgatatGGAGTTCTAA
- the alg10 gene encoding dolichyl-P-Glc:Glc(2)Man(9)GlcNAc(2)-PP-dolichol alpha-1,2- glucosyltransferase (alpha-1,2 glucosyltransferase/transcriptional activator): MSAAQPQSGLALAARYAVPFVLLSIPIWMNRVNAVAPEPYLDEAFHIPQAQAYWHHKWTHWDPKITTPPGLYLWSYLLCACALLLRGSPTELNAEALRSTNVAAAAIFLPLRLQTLLDSLRKERNTRPSGAWLSHTVLNICLFPPLFFFSGLYYTDILALLVVIEAYNWDLKRSAPNAFAGPTFLFILLGVAALAFRQTNIFWVAVFFGGLQVIRTLRKSSKTCQSPNVADIAKGGFKNELYDPPVSEASLADYFKTAISLGAAALGNLGQVVISSIPYVAILAAFGGFVLWNNGVVLGHKEFHTAGLHLPQMLYIWPYIFFFSWPILISPVVNMILPKASLPKFMHYGFSEKQMGIPKILTILAIVPVMLATVHYNTIVHPFTLADNRHYIFYVFRILLRTHPAVKYAATIVYFLCGWAVISAFGFSTSTPPPRFIQASQSAPASKPSVQKGQKAQKQTDSKRQPPKKIAQPPKTQQLTPEAFAKIQEAIKQRQMQQPDAPRVSFVLVWLAATALSLITAPLVEPRYFIIPWVMWRLHLPRQPTPFVYREQRPRDAKEALHAKIATNFPLFLETFWFLVINAVTGYVFLYKGFEWPQEPGKIQRFMW, translated from the exons ATGAGTGCCGCTCAACCTCAGTCGGGCCTGGCTCTTGCCGCCCGCTATGCGgttccttttgttttgttgtcGATACCTATATGGATGAATCGGGTCAATGCCGTGGCTCCGGAGCCGTATTTGGATGAAGCTTTCCATATTCCTCAAGCTCAGGCATATTGGCACCACAAGTGGACGCACTGGGACCCGAAAATCACTACACCCCCTGGTCTCTATCTTTGGTCATATCTTCTCTGCGCCTGTGCGCTTTTGCTTCGAGGCTCTCCAACGGAGCTCAATGCGGAAGCACTTCGTTCAACCAATGTTGCAGCCGCCGCCATCTTTCTACCCTTAAGACTGCAGACCTTGCTAGATAGCTTACGGAAAGAACGCAATACTCGTCCATCCGGCGCATGGCTAAGCCATACTGTGCTGAATATCTGTCTCTTTCCgccgttgttcttcttctcgggccTCTACTATACCGATATTCTTGCCCTATTGGTTGTGATTGAAGCGTACAACTGGGACCTTAAACGATCGGCGCCAAATGCCTTCGCTGGTCCGACTTTTCTGTTCATCCTCCTGGGAGTGGCTGCGCTGGCCTTTAGACAGaccaacatcttctgggtcgCGGTTTTCTTCGGCGGATTGCAGGTCATCCGGACATTGCGGAAATCTTCCAAGACATGTCAATCGCCCAATGTTGCAGATATTGCCAAAGGAGGCTTCAAGAACGAATTGTATGATCCTCCGGTGTCAGAGGCTTCGTTGGCAG ATTATTTTAAAACCGCCATTTCTCTAGGTGCTGCTGCGCTTGGTAACTTGGGACAGGTTGTTATTTCCTCGATCCCATATGTTGCCATTCTTGCGGCCTTCGGAGGCTTTGTATTGTGGAATAATGGAGTTGTCTTGG GACACAAAGAATTTCATACTGCGGGCTTGCATCTGCCTCAGATGCTGTATATCTGGCcttatatcttcttcttctcgtggCCTATCTTGATTTCGCCTGTTGTCAACATGATTCTGCCCAAGGCTTCTCTGCCTAAGTTTATGCACTATGGCTTTTCGGAGAAGCAGATGGGTATCCCAAAGATCTTGACAATTCTTGCGATCGTCCCTGTCATGCTAGCCACTGTTCACTATAACACTATCGTCCACCCCTTCACGCTCGCCGACAACCGTCACTATATCTTCTACGTCTTTCGCATTCTTCTCCGGACTCATCCAGCTGTCAAATATGCCGCGACCATTGTCTACTTCCTCTGCGGCTGGGCCGTTATTTctgcttttggcttttcgACTTCTACACCACCGCCTCGATTCATCCAAGCTTCACAGTCAGCACCGGCCTCCAAGCCATCTGTTCAGAAAGGTCAAAAAGCTCAAAAACAGACCGACAGCAAAAGACAGCCTCCTAAAAAGATTGCTCAACCTCCAAAAACGCAACAGCTAACACCAGAAGCCTTCGCGAAGATCCAAGAAGCGATCAAGCAACGTCAAATGCAGCAACCGGATGCGCCGCGAGTCAGCTTTGTCCTTGTCTGGCTTGCCGCTACAGCTCTCTCACTCATCACTGCGCCACTGGTTGAGCCACGATACTTCATCATCCCCTGGGTAATGTGGCGACTGCATCTGCCAAGGCAACCCACGCCGTTTGTTTACCGGGAGCAGCGTCCTCGGGATGCGAAAGAAGCGCTCCATGCGAAGATCGCGACCAACTTCCCACTATTCTTGGAAACCTTCTGGTTCCTGGTCATCAACGCTGTGACCGGATATGTCTTTCTCTACAAGGGTTTTGAGTGGCCTCAGGAGCCTGGAAAGATCCAGCGGTTCATGTGGTAA